Genomic segment of Thermodesulfobacteriota bacterium:
GTGTAAACAACCTGGGTAGAACCTGATGGAATAGTGGGTGTGGATTATAACTGTTGCATAGGATGTAGGTATTGTATGGCCGCATGTCCTTATAGATCTAGATCCTTTAACTGGTCTGATCCTGTGATACCGAAGGAAGAGATTAATCCCGAGACCCATTATCTTGGCAACAGACGAAGAATGAGAAACGTTGTTTAAAAATGCCATTTGTGCATCCAGAGGGTAAGAGAAGGAAAGTACCTGGCATGCGTTGAGGTATGTCCGGTTTGCGCGAGAAAATTTGGAAACCTGCTCGA
This window contains:
- a CDS encoding 4Fe-4S dicluster domain-containing protein, yielding MDYNCCIGCRYCMAACPYRSRSFNWSDPVIPKEEINPETHYLGNRRRMRNVV